Part of the Mixophyes fleayi isolate aMixFle1 chromosome 12, aMixFle1.hap1, whole genome shotgun sequence genome is shown below.
AATACCCACCCAGCTCTGCAGCTTGCGGCACTTGGATGTGGTGGATCtgtcaaaaaataaaatccaGGCCGTACCAGATGAGGTGGCTGGCATGCAATCCATAGAGATAAACTTAAACCAGAACCAGGTTAGTAAAACAAAAGTTTGATCAGTAAACATAGAATctaatggcagataagaaccacttggcccatctagtcttccCAATTTTTAACTTATGGTAACATCAGATCTATTTTTGCAAAGATTTCCTTATGTATATCCCAAGCATGGTTAAATTGCTCTGATAGGAGgccattccacttatccactaccctttctgtgaatttatttttttctcagatttcctctgaacctacttccctccagtttcagtgcatgtcctacagtagtttctattatagtgccattaatactatatttagcctttggatttttgagacccaagtgcatgattttgtattttttggcattaaactgtaattgccactctcttgaccattcctctagtctactcaCAGgaggggtaaaaaaaacaaatgatccATAATCTAGGTAAAGTATTGAATTAGGGGATTGCCATCATCAGTTTATGGGTAGTGTTTTCTATGTGTTCCCTAGAAATATATGCATTCATTTCCATAGCAGCAAAGAAAAATACAGAGTATGAATGCTACTGGATGTAGTACCTAGGAAAATTGGGAAACAGTTACCACTATAGTAAAGGGTTAAAGGTGAACTCTGTGCAGAAGACTGCTAGTGAAAGACACAGCATGTGGTGGTGTGGACAACATATGCTGATCACAAGTGGTGTAATGTGTTTGTTCTACCCAACCTCTGCATAACCACACTCAAGATTGCAGTGCTGGTCCAGTTTGGGGTGAAAAAGACCAAATATCTGTCTGCATGCTGAAATATCTCCTTAAATGGCTACGCCCACCTAATTCAAAGTCACGCTGATGTTTCAGAACACTTCAGTTTTTTGACCAGAAACCACAGCGTTCTACAGTGAGTAAGCACTCAGTCTGTGTAACATAATCtgaatgggcagcatggtggcttagtggttagcacttctgccttatagcactggggtcacgagttcaattccccattgccttatctgtgtggaatttgaatgttctccctgtgcttgcgtgggtttcctctcacactccactgATTGattgactgactgactgactgactgacagaCACAGTCTGTCGGTCTCCTTTTCTTTtcatgggtcagggactgatatgagtgagttctctgtacagcgctgcggaattagtggcgctatataaaaattaATGATGACATTGGTGTGCTATTTCACTGTTATACCAGAGAAATTGTGCTATCAAAAGTTTAGATGTTTACCTTTCTATGAATCTACCTGGTGTGAGGGGAATAGTGTTTCCCATTCACTGTAATTTTACACTATTTGAGCTTATCCTCAATATAGAACACTGCTGTTTTCTGGTCTAAAACGCCCATATGACCTTGCCCTGTATATCTTCAGTCAAgccattttattatgtttttttccctATATATCTATTATGTCTCTTGGTAGGGGATTTTATGAAATATACTTTCAATACACCAATTTAACACTATTTTGGTTACCTTTAATTAGATATCACAGATTTCGGTTCAGGTTTCTCGGTGCCCACGTCTTAAGGTACTTCGACTAGAGGAGAACTGTCTAGAGCTCAGCACCTTGCCACCAAGCATCCTCAGGGATTCCCAGATTTCCTTGTTGGCTGTGGAAGGAAACCTCTTTGAGATAAAACAACTCCGGGACCTGGATGGTTATGAAAAGGTCAGTGTATGTGTGGTGTAACTTGGGTAGATGTACATTAGTGGGGAAGAATGGATATATGTatggaaaatatttatatatgagcACATTAATTATGTGAAAGTGGCATAAaagatgcttaaaaaaaaaagagcacaataaCAGGAATTTTATACTTTTTCTCTCTGTGGTTTATTGTGGGACAGAAACAGTGAATATAGGTCCTGAAGCTTGTAGGTTGGACACTAAGTAAGAAAAAGTTGGCTCCTCTTCCTGCAAGACAGTACTGTGTGATTAGCTAGTGTCATGCAAGTGGGTTCTAAGGTTTCTGTGTGATACAATGATTGCTGAAACGTCAGGAGGGGTCAGTAGTGAGTGAAAAATATGATGATTGCTCCTGTGAAAAGATACAGTAGCAAGAAATAATGGAACCCAAGACTAAAGATTGGAGTATGGCAAAAACAGAGAAACAAGGTCTAGTCCAGGATTTCAGGATATAAAGACACAATCGCAGTATGTGTTTTTGGTACCCTTTGGCGCTTCACCTCCACGTGTAATACAATTCCAACAACAGTATTTGAATAAAATCAGCATTTACTTACATTACGTTTAACaatagttctggccagaacatatTAAAATTCAATCAGTGCACTCTATATCGATTGTTCGTATTGCCTCCTATTGGTATGTCCTGAGAAAATCAATTTGAGCCATAAATAAGCTAAAATAGTCCAAAAAATGTCCAAAGTATCATCTCATAGTATGTCCATTAATTTATCCAGATAGTATACTTTGTATTAGGACTTACTCTTTCTTGCCATCCGTTTCTCGTGTCACTTCTCTCTCGGGCAATTCCTACTATTTCCCCTTCCTAGCAGGGGGTGCCGAATGCAGGTGTCCTGAAGTTTCGGAGCAAATCGGAATCCATCAGGACACATGTGCAGTACTAATCCCAAAGCTGTGCCAGAGAGAGATAAGGAGACACATGGGCATCACCTTGATCAAACATCCACATGTGAGCAATGGGAATCACAAGGGCACCACAAAAGGGTCACAAGAGTCAAAATTTTACCCTTCAATAATCTAAGACTTAGGTCCAACTGCAGAAACTCCACAAGATGTGGGAGGAGAAAGATCCTAAAGTGGTGGTATTCCTGTTCACACCACGAGAAGTAGGGTTACACTTGTGCAACTGTCCTTGCTTTACGCATGGTTGGGATTATGGCCTCAGAAAGCAACTTTACTCTTAGATCCAGTGAAGATGCTGCAAGTCATTGGCTAAGAGTGTGACACCATCTGAGGACCAGGCCCTTCGAGTTTATGAGGATAGCAGAGTACTTGACTTTTTGATTATAAGCTGTAGCATGACCAGTCTGGGGGATAGGTACCAGTTGTACAGTAAAGTAGTGAGAAAGACACCCTTTTCTGTTGCTAGGGGTCCGAGTAGCAGTGTAACGTTGAAGTTGTGACTGGACACCATCAGGTACACCTTGGCGGGATCATTGGTATGTGTGCCTCAGCAATCACTTACCTGCTAGTCTTTCCAACCTGGTGATAAAAGCCTCTGTAGTGGTGTTGTCCAGTTGGACTTGCACTGTGGGTGACCTTCCAGGATTTCAGAGGGAAAACATGATCTCTGAACCCATGAGAGACCACCTGTAACTAGGTGTCATTAGCCAACTATACCTCTTTAAACCATCTGGGCAAACCTATTTTCTTCCATCATTGATTTATTTAGGAGCTCTTACCACTAAACAATCTGCAATgtcaaattattaaaaaaaaaaaaattgaaaaaagtaAAGCCTTTTGCCAATTACAAATAAACAGACAACTGATATTCTAACAAGTATTACAACAGTAGGGGTGTGAAGTACACTTTTCTGCACTTACATCTGTAAGGCTATTTGGGTAAGTCTCTATATGCTTTACACATCTGGCACTGCAATCCTTATCCCATATTGCTAGCGTTCCACCAGGTTGAATGCAGTAGGCTATTGAACAACAATTCTGGAATCATCCAGATACTTGATGGGATTCAGGTCTGGACCACTAAAAACATTGCAGTGgcttaaatattaaaaatgaataaaataatgtaggTTGTGCTCTGGATTATCCTGCTGGGAGAAGTTTAACAATTGAAGTGTTTGTAGAGTCTAGTGTGACcgttttgaaaatgtaaaatttatttaactcatttgaatatttttatgaATATGAAAGACCCATAAAAAGGGAATTTTCTTTCTTCCCAATTTAAACCTCCAACTTATCTACACTTCCCCTCTGTATAATTAAAGCCATCAGAGATCAGGAAGAATATAGTGGCAGTAGTTGATGCTTGTACTTTTTGGTAACCTGGATTTTTGTGTTCGGCCCCGAGGGCTGCgaacaaaaatcagcattaacaTTACCGtgctaacggtaatactgtgcacttttGCTGTAGTAAcaataatagtgcgcaggccacgttactttcggcagtaacgcggccaagtGAATTCCCCCTGTTGTGTTCTATCTATATTCACTATTTATTCCCATGTCTTTGCAGAATGAGATATTTCATgttattttaacactatatatatatatatatatatatatatatatatatatatatatatatatatatatattgtgtgaaaGCTATTGTCCTGTTATCAGCCATTTGTATAGTAAAAGACAATTGCCCCATGCTCAAGTTTACTTTTAATTGTTACAAGCTCCCAAAACAGTTTTTTTAGGTTtaagttttttgttgttttatataagCCAGCTTATAGTTTAGGTTTGCAGAGGTTGCTTACACCAATGAAGTAGACCTACAGATCATGGGTCTCGGTGGCTGCATAACTCTGCTTTCATATAACCAGCATTCTAAACCATGGGCTGGGAGAAAACACTGGAGAATTGTACATGCATGATTTTTCAGCAGATTTGCTCTGACCCAAGATGGCTTAACATGGTGTGATTGtataaatgtgctgtaacccatagcaatcaTCCAAATCTCTATTATAACAGCACAGCGCAAGTTAGAGTTGAAAACAAGGGTGATTGAACTGCACTCGTGTGTTATTTGCATGTTATTAAATGATTTTTGCTAGTTCAGATGCAGATGTTTGGGAAGTACCTTAATACAATTTTTTCTGTCTTACTGACAAGTTTACATCTCTATTTTCAGTACATGGAACGATTCACTGCCACACGGAAGAAGTTTGTGTGACTGGACAATACATGCTCTGGATAGTTAACACTTAGCTGCGACAACTTACCTGCCGGATTGCCTGGGCCAGGTCTGGATATAGGGCCTGCTTCCTGGGGCTCAGCGTTACTTAAATAAGCTAGAGCACTCACATGCACAAACAGCCTGGACAGATGGGGGAGAATGAGGATGGGTGAGCTATAACAGCTGGAAGAGACACTGCTTTAAGTCAAAGCAGTTTGTGTTCCGGGTTGGTTAAGTTAAATTGAAAACAGATGTTTAATTCATACAGTTTTGCTTGTATTGAGCATGTAAAGAAAATTCTGAATTAACTAATAGACACATTATGAAAAGATTTGCTATTACATTATATCAAAAACAACATTGCTACTACGttcccatttgttttgtttcaGGGGTGATCACATTTTAACCAAATTGGCTTAGATTGACCAGCacaaataataatcatttaacTTATGTTGTCATTACACTTACCATTGTATGTGCACTGCTTTATAACAAcgtaatttcaaatataaaatgttCAACAAAAGAATGgacaattatttaaaatgttaattaacGTGCTACGTATAGAGGCGAGAATACACCACAAAACCTTActgataaagaaataaaaataaatacattttgtgttcCATTAGGTTATCAGTGGGGTATTTTGCCATATGTTGAATCTACTGCAATTTGggagattttataaaaaaaacaaaacctctgcAGCATTGCATCGATTATATTAAACAAAGTTGGACAAGATACCACTAGTGGTAAAAGGAGGACACCACAGCGGACATACCAGTAGAAGCGATGTTGGCCACTtaagacaatttatttttattaacccaGTTACTTTGGATTTGCATGTAGACCAGGAATGGTCTTCCCATCAGCATTGGTAtatcccagtgttggctaacctgtggcactccaggtgtttgtgaaactacaagtcccagcatgctttgccaacctatagcaacttattgctggaatggtatgctgggacttgtagtttcacaacacctggagtgtcacaggttagcaaacactggtATATCCGCTAACCGTAATGAACATATGGAAATAGATAAGAGAATCATGCCCGACTGGTATTCTTGTTGGCAGTTACCTACTCATTCACTCTTAAGGAAAATAATAAAGGAGCTACGGTGTTTAGAAATCCCCAGTTACCTATATATGTTATCATTATGGGTTAAACAAAAATCAATAACAATAGATAACTTGAGTTATGCAGCTTTCAGGAATATTAAATTAACTCTACAAGTCGATAAACATACCAAGTGCCATTGTTAATTATTGCCTCTGAAAGCAATACCATTCCTGTTCATAGAAGCAACAAGCCAAGTTGGGGTCACTTGAGTCATCCTCTGGCAGCATGAAGAATAATGTGGTGTGTATCATTACAATGCAATttgaaatggagaaaaaaaaaaaaaaaaaaaaaaaaaaaaaagcatgtcaTTGACACAGTTAAGTGTTGTGTCCTTAACAATCCTCCCACCCCAGTCTAgtactaataccgctttcatactgccgccccggcaatatcccggggtttttcaagccgggtttttgccggggctcggagcgtcccagcttagaaacaccattcatactgcacctcggacccgggaatttcccgggttgaccccattcatactgcacaagtctgtgccctggcaatttgtgggagtcatcaccagagcagttttcattggctgaaaaatggtgatgtcattgaaaggtgactggctcccaccgatgacatcatcctccagagacaggcagacagccaatcagcttgttttctgtgcaacccgggttgacaaacccgggttgcacagaaaactatGAAtggtgcaggcaacccgggtccgacccgggaattacccctcgataaatctcgggttgaagacccgggatttttgacttgtaccattcatactgcaccaagacccgggtcgtttgagctcaccccggcaaaaacccgggattttggtgcagtatgaatggggtattagtcacTGGTATGGCCCTGTTTCTAAGCAGATACTGTATCACATTGGAGCCTGAGCTGAGCATGTAACGTGCACTGAATGCAGCTTACATATCTACACCAGACATTGGGCAGATTCAGGAATCAAACCCTACAATCAGTTACTAAGAATCACAGGAGAATGTGTTATTTACAGCCACTTTATTAGAGGTTAGCAgtttaaaaacatatttcaaGGAATATGGGAAGGCTCATTTGTGGTACATTCACCTTGGATAATAGCACAATCAACATGAATAGACTCATGTACATTCAGGGAGGAAAACTATAATAAAAATTGTTCTAAGACGCTTATTAAAAAATTCTTGACAAAACAAAGGCTGTGCAAGAACAAAAGATATAAAGGGAATGTACTCATTATTCCCCCTCTATACACAACAATCCTGGCTTTCAAAAAGGGGTCAAGGTGGCCAATTGCTTGTGAACTGTTGCCCTTTTCAAAGCAATGATTGGAATGTATAAAGGGATGTACAACCCCATTAAGGCAAAGGTTttcacatttttaattaaatctaatACTTATAACATTCTATATGCATTTACCAGGTGCTAAAcccttaatataaaaaaacaaaagaactaTACTCTGCAGTGaaaagtttataaatatataatctttCCCAGCTTCTAGGAATTAAAAAGGCACTGATTGACAAGGATACTTGCTCTAACTAAATTGGGAAGGGAGGATAGCAATTGATCTTCATTCATTACACACTGATCAAGCTGTTTAAGTCCTGCTGAAGGTCTATTTTAAATCTCTctaaaatactaaatattagcATCAGCGCTATCTGCAATAGCCAACAATTAGTGTGAATGTTAAAATTTAGTGTTTTAAAGCGATAAAAGAAGGTCTCATTCTGCAGGACTTCACAGcttaatataatgttttatttcagGCCCAAGGTTTGGGGAGGTACAGCTCACCTTCCTATCTCAaattctttttttccccccccaTGAACTGAAAATGGACTGTTTATGTGCATGATCCCTAAGGCTCTAAAACACAacttaaataacaaacaaaaactaTATGTATGGTCCCATAGGGACTATACTTTTAAAAAATCATTCACACATTCTACTCACATCTCATTTGTGTGGTAATCATTGAGAGGCAAATAAAAACCAAAACGTGTGTACTAGCCCTAGAGACAACACATACCCTTTATCTTCCACCACACACTTGGGAGGGTCAAATTCCACAGATTTGGCCATACCGAAGTCAGGGTGAATTGGACTGTACCACAACAATGCATTCAGGCCGCACAGAGATGCACCAATGCGTTCATTGGCCGATATCGTACTTGGACAAGCCAGCCGAATTCAACTGGAATTGCACTGAGTAAATCCAAGCATTGTGGACTCAAACATGTGGCAATTTTAGGGCAGTATGGTATAAAAGGACCACATTGATTTGTAAAGACAAGGAAGAATATAAGGCAGTTTAGATACAAAGACAAATTGGGATTGCAGGTAATCTAAAACATTTAACGATCACATTTCTAATGAGCAACTTCTATAACTTATATGAAGGTAGTGGTAAGTGGTCCTTAGAATAGAGATAATGAAATAGGACTGCTTTTTGGTTTTAAACAGGTATAAAAGTGTTTACCTAATTTTAAAGACCATTAAGCTTTCTATTTATCCCCCCTTATGTGCATTAAACTAGTGTAATGGAGATGCGAGCAATGGTTTATTCAGCAGCAGGGATGTGGTTATTGAACTGCCATTCTGTGGCTTAGTGTGATCAGTGTTTTCTAGTAAATTGATTGGATtgtcaatttactaggaaccGGAGACACAAAATGCCTAAAAACCAGGCAGCCAACAAATGCTGCTGTTGAGGGGATTTAGGGGAAAAAACAGAAAGCaaccaaaataaatttacagGAGTTTAACTGGCAGCTGCGAATCCTAGATCACACTACAATAGGCTAGACTTTTCTAAATCATTTCTATCCTCAATGTATTTTGATGTACCGAGTGCTTCTTTACTGTAGCTGGGATACACAGGACAAAAATAATGATTACGTAATGAACTACAATCTTGCCAATCATTTTCAAATGTAGATCCCAGACAATTTGTTGGACAGCATCTGCGGTAGTTACCGATATTTTAACCTAATTGTTACAAATTGGAACCAAAAATGCTAGTTTTTAAAAGACGAAAAAGCCATTACTAGGgttcaaaaaataaaacagtggGTCTAAAATAGCTTCCAGTCAGCTGAACAACATGGTAGCTTGTCCCTTTTCAACACCTTACAGATATTTACTCAGAGGTTTATCATCTACCTACAGTGCATTGCCCTATGTTGCATTTACCAGAAGATGAACTCTGTTTTGCAGGGTTAAAATATAGATCGACTAGTGACAGTTACTGACAAATAAGATTCATATACACTGAAAATAACCTTTGCTGTCTTCAAGCATTTGTTGTTTGTTACAGGGGACCAGCAAGGAATAGAacaggcctgaccaacctgtggctcttcagtcccagcatgctttgccagcagatagccagttaatagctggcagggcatgctgggtcttgtagtttcacaacagctggagtggAACATTTCTCTACACAGGTATGTGCATCCCATGCAGATAGCGTGTACTAGCAAGAGTAAGGAAGACACCTAGCTCCCATATGGATTCAGTCCAGCACACATTGCTATGCTATacagcagaggggggggggggcagctgttGTTGATTGTGTGGTTTGAAAACAGCAGAAGAGCTGAAGCAGGAACCTGTATAGCAGGCTTAGGCAAACTCCTTTCCCTCAAAACAAATACTGGCTGGGAATGATATACTGTATTTACAGTTTTGCTTTAATATGGTAGATGTAACCGTGACATTTTATCTGAGAGTCTCCACAATAGGGGGAAACAGAACTACAAGAAGTCTAGACAAAAAACTGTTGTAGTGCGTTTATGATGGATCACACAATTCCTCCTAGACCCCAATAATAAGGTATACGGATTACAAGACCATTCCCAGAAATGTTTAACATCTAACTGAGCAAGACAGAACTTAGCAGAGAAGAGTGCGTGCTAGGAGGGGAACATGATATATTGGAGCAAATAAgggtcatttaaaaaacaaacaatgtgctCGCCTTTCATTGCTTGGATTTTTCCCCTACAATCCAGAGTGTAAGGGGAGAATTGAGGGAGAACAGTATGGTACAGTGATGTGATATTTGGTATAAGGCAGGAGACTAAAGGCATTTAAAGCAGAGGCACCATGTGTCATAGGGTTTCCAAGGACTCAAAAAGTATTTGGATACAGAAAACAAACTTCATATGCAGGATTCTTATGCATGATTTAGCAACAATGTACAGCAGGAAAAATATCTTAACTACAGGTAAATATAACAGGGAAGGGGGTTCTCTTGCACTACTTAAAAACATGTATGAAAGTTAATCCAGACCAATACTTCAAGGGTCCTTCTTTCGTTAAGTGTATGGAAGTTGTGTTGGTATCACAACTACTGGAGAAGACATTATAAAAAAGTGTTGAAGAATGTTCTTTTACCTCCAATGTAAAGATCACCAAGTGCTGGTGAAGTACACTGGGAATCTCACATAGATTTAGTATAAAATAACCTATACTCTGTCTCTATAAAGTGAATGAGTGGGATCCTCCATGAACAAACACACAGCACAACAGGGCAGGGTAAGAAGCTAATTAATTCCCTGAAACCTCTTATCTGTGATACGGAGAGAACATGGTAAAATGACACGAGAACTTTACAGCTTAAACAGGGATGGAAGGGAGAGTCTTGCTTTCTTCACTTGAGCATTTTCTTAGCTGTGTCATTGGCCTCCTCAATACGATCTCGGTTAGTTGTtgccttaaaataaaaataaactcaaTTAGCAAGTTCttcataattaaatttttatgctGTTCTCATTCTTCAATAATGGCCTTTGTCATTGTTTTTAACCATTAAACAAATTTGaggtatgggggaggggggggtgtaaaacaaaaaacatttatcaaGCAGGGACAGAGTTTTGGAGGggtcatcaccaattatttataaagcgccactgattctgcagcgtgGTCTTATTTTATTTAAGGCTGAACATGATAATTAAAAAGATGAAGTGTGGGAACTGACCAAACGCCAAAATAAGAgtagataaaacattaaaaaacaaatctatgGAAAGACTCTCACCATGGTACTGCAAACCCCAATAAGGAATGAACCTCCAGCCTTTGCATTGTGTGTAGTTCCCAGCTCAGAACAATGTTGGAAGCTTCTATGTTACATGTCAGTATGGAAGTTAAACTCTACTCAACTTGTTCACACCATAGAATTGAATTTAAGCACTCGAATACTTCCTCCTATTATCAGCATAACCTGGACACTCACCTTATCATTAATTCTGTCAATCATTTTGTTCTGAGAGTCAATTTCATTGCCCATATCTAAAGCCATGTTCTTCAGGTTTCCTAGGATGCTGCCAACCTGCTGAAGATTTTCATCCATCTCATCCTCCCGGGCATCATTGGTTATCCTACCAGAAACCAGGTGTTTAGAAGGGACATTAAATATGCATATGTGCATAATATTAGAGTTAAGGGAGATAACAATATGGAAACTATTGGTCATGTAAATACAGGTTATATCAGCAGATACTACATGATCTATAATTTGTTCATTATATGGTGTAAGAGGGATGAGCTCACTGCTGGACTGTTTCACATATGGAGGACCCATGCAAGTAATATGTAGTGTGTTTGTGAgaaaatataattacatataacacacacacagatgccccCATTTATTACACCCACTCCACACTTTATAACACCACCTTTGCTTTCCACCAGACTCCTTACCAATAGCAGAAAGTGCATTGTCATGCATACATTTCATTAAATCAACCTCTTGGAAGTGCCAATGTTGCTGGAAAAAACATTGAACTTGTGTTTCAAGCTGGCATCATAAAGAGGAGGCACTGTATGCCATAACTTTTGGTCACCACCTTAAATTTAACATTTTCCTCTAAAGAATTTTTTTCTATACTTCAGAATATCTGAGCAAAACATTTGCTATTTTTTCTGTTAGCACGTATGCACTCAATACAGTCAAACACTTAAAAACACCACAGATACCATGTAAATATTCTTGCAATGAAAATGAAGGGCGTGGAGGGGAAAGTATCCAAAAACACCGGGCATGAACTGCAAAGGACTAGTAGTATAAGGAATGTGCTCTCTATACATCTTATGTCCCATCATTTTAATCGCTTGGATTAGATCTTGGGATATGCAGGTAAACTGTAAAAAGTTTTATTCTGTAGACTatcaatctatttaaaaaaataaataaaaaaaattataacaaaataaatacagatctcAACACACAATATTCttacatgtaaaaatatttaaattaaaatgttaacattCTTTATGTTTATACTTTAGATTACTTTATTTAGAACAATGCAATAGAGCGACATGTTACCAGTGGGATCTGACTGCACTGTGACACTGCAGAACTCCATAACATCAGCATTAGCAGAAATAGTGAAGCAACAATATTATATCAACCTGCCTGACAGGAGCtcattatcctgtatatacacAACATTAAATGGAAAATGCTGGACTAGAGGAACTATGCATTGTTATTTTACAGCATCAATGTATAAACGAGAGTATTATCTTGCACCATAATGCACCACTACATACATTTAATGGGAAAAATACCTCTTTACGTATCCTCCACTCTGCCCGGCTCCACTCTGCGGCTGTCCATTGACCTGGTGGGGTTGCTTTGAAACGACATCTTCTGAGCCATGATCTTTGTTCCCCCATGCCTTTTTATAAACCTCC
Proteins encoded:
- the SNAP23 gene encoding synaptosomal-associated protein 23; protein product: MDDMSVEDIQLRANQVTDESLESTRRMLNLVEEGQDAGVKTLTMLDEQGEQLKRVEEGLDQINKDMREAEKNLTELNKCCGICVCPGKRSKNFETGEVYKKAWGNKDHGSEDVVSKQPHQVNGQPQSGAGQSGGYVKRITNDAREDEMDENLQQVGSILGNLKNMALDMGNEIDSQNKMIDRINDKATTNRDRIEEANDTAKKMLK